In Porites lutea chromosome 7, jaPorLute2.1, whole genome shotgun sequence, a single window of DNA contains:
- the LOC140942543 gene encoding uncharacterized protein, which produces MPFYNKDLPCVRTKDHCSRCHRAFTDKESLIQHLKHNSKHFVPDVPESCIHCGRSFSCTEALIQHLNTNRHHLRDLHHAACTGKFQVVDSLMRNEYANEPGDSHRPCSKSQMGFTPMHCAAFGGHYECLKIMLSWSDGEPNVPDPKDGKTPVHLAAWKGHANCLKLLLMNRGDLHRPDQNGDTPLSLASDHQGCLSIILFHLAGQRTMRRATAGFHSRQKYFQAIEHVLNRLHHQNSFQQQLNIRRVEEVIADCEGSERSHTGNQVQPFQLNSEIEELCSKPYEVLARGKETLEIFNQALHKGKAKVARLQLTVIGDVGAGKTSLVRNLRGEDFVEERIETRGIDTSMVEVTELDDSWHVTDLNKSFVDEILTDRVCEGFKNSIEAKEGSAVYQSSFSDPGPSLPSQKRRHPPSRGRLPSIECGPAHQEGDASSDDADDQTSLVPFTRSRSAQTPTRDIPVDLITRKLSEASLELKERKYIKLIIWDFAGHPLYQAMHHVFLNRRSFYLVVTNLTQLCDPKSKDQALKQLHFWLNSVRVHTPQTTPVFLVGTHRNDVSEQDISNAEQLLYDEFAATFAQQLVKNQEKNFLFSVENTLGRADEGALLLKNTIEEEASRLNLMEEELPVLWLHFEEEILKCREKSDCPACVTKAFLKNMLVESNFDVTDETFESMLRFYHDSGVIILPGELIGPETQNIEIGNLVVINPQYLVDVMTCLHDIANHLDVDREHHPQWQKLQNQGMADIELLHHVWKNFDSPASDLVAILEVCGLLCPVSASAQVEDPEDHSEHDEGEVINTRTREFIVPFHLKEKTLKRKWERLCLRTWQAICNTDKVLMFDFLGFLPPALFQYFIVRTAAKSKSSSGMRPIIAKEMAIFSFGDSFFFLAETCPKFNQIKISARYKNGKKLHELFNVLMTIMSEICQHQFRFLKFGFGPLCPNKRCPGTSFDGKVVKTDWSSDESDVELDGNSTFDEADDSLVSGEIRPHVICIDPAVSSRPLWCNSTSVHEFEEIKEWLVKPQNTVCKVREASPCYSKQVNQCCQALVAKLMGSKWRWLGRSLGVEETVIENIKTENDSQEECAFQVLRSWQVSKGSKATVHLLMKAIEENGNVDAMEAFDRHLGELHEEETTQDSPRK; this is translated from the exons ATGCCATTTTACAACAAAGATTTGCCGTGTGTTAGAACGAAAGACCACTGCTCAAGGTGTCATCGAGCATTTACTGATAAGGAAAGTTTGATACAACATTTAAAACACAACTCAAAACACTTTGTTCCGGATGTACCCGAAAGTTGCATTCACTGTGGAAGATCCTTCTCATGTACAGAAGCTTTAATCCAACATCTAAACACTAACCGACATCATCTAAGAGATCTGCATCACGCTGCGTGTACTGGTAAATTTCAAGTTGTTGATAGCCTCATGAGAAATGAGTACGCCAACGAACCGGGAGATTCCCATCGACCTTGTTCGAAATCCCAGATGGGATTCACGCCGATGCACTGTGCCGCCTTCGGTGGCCACTACGAATGCCTGAAGATTATGCTCAGTTGGTCAGATGGGGAGCCAAATGTTCCTGATCCTAAGGATGGTAAAACACCTGTCCATCTTGCTGCTTGGAAGGGACATGCCAATTGCCTCAAGTTGTTACTCATGAATAGAGGCGACTTGCATAGACCTGACCAAAATGGAGATACTCCGTTATCCTTGGCATCCGATCATCAGGGCTGTTTGTCCATAATATTATTCCATCTTGCCG GTCAACGAACTATGCGCCGGGCAACAGCTGGTTTTCATTCGCGACAGAAATATTTCCAAGCAATTGAACATGTATTGAACAGACTTCATCACCAAAATAGTTTTCAGCAGCAGCTCAATATACGTCGTGTAGAGGAGGTCATTGCAGACTGCGAGGGCAGTGAAAGAAGCCATACTGGAAATCAAGTGCAACCGTTTCAATTAAACAGCGAAATTGAAG AACTGTGCAGTAAACCATATGAAGTTCTTGCCAGGGGAAAAGAAACATTAGAAATTTTCAACCAAGCCCTTCATAAAGGCAAAGCGAAGGTGGCTCGACTCCAGCTCACAGTTATTGGAGATGTTGGGGCGGGAAAGACAAGCCTTGTTCGAAATCTCAGAGGAGAGGATTTTGTGGAAGAAAGAATCGAGACCCGTGGAATCGATACGTCAATGGTTGAGGTGACAGAACTTGATGATTCTTGGCATGTAACAGACCTGAACAAGTCTTTTGTAGATGAAATTTTAACAGATAGAGTTTGTGAAGGGTTTAAAAATTCCATTGAGGCAAAAGAGGGTTCAGCTGTGTATCAATCGAGTTTTTCAGATCCAGGACCCTCGTTGCCAAGTCAAAAGAGACGCCATCCACCTTCCAGAGGGCGACTTCCAAGCATCGAATGTGGTCCTGCACACCAAGAGGGTGATGCCAGCTCTGATGATGCTGATGACCAAACAAGCCTGGTCCCCTTCACGAGATCTAGAAGTGCGCAGACACCTACGAGAGACATACCGGTAGACCTAATTACAAGGAAACTGAGTGAAGCTTCGCTGGAactcaaagaaagaaaatacatcaaatTAATTATTTGGGATTTTGCAGGCCATCCCTTGTACCAAGCCATGCATCACGTGTTTTTGAACAGACGCTCCTTCTACCTTGTCGTGACGAATCTCACTCAACTGTGTGATCCTAAGAGTAAAGACCAAGCCTTAAAACAGCTTCATTTCTGGCTCAACTCTGTCCGTGTCCACACTCCTCAGACCACACCAGTGTTCCTGGTGGGAACGCATCGCAATGATGTCAGCGAGCAAGACATATCTAACGCGGAGCAACTTCTGTATGATGAATTTGCTGCAACCTTTGCCCAACAATTGGTCAAAAACCAAGAGaagaattttttattctcaGTAGAAAACACTCTTGGTAGAGCAGACGAGGGAGCTTTGCTGTTAAAGAATACAATCGAAGAAGAAGCCTCCCGCCTTAACCTGATGGAAGAGGAATTGCCTGTCTTGTGGCTGCACTTTGAAGAAGAAATTCTCAAGTGTAGGGAGAAGTCAGACTGCCCAGCCTGTGTAACTAAGGCTTTCCTCAAGAATATGCTAGTAGAAAGCAACTTTGATGTCACGGATGAAACATTTGAAAGTATGCTGCGCTTTTATCACGACAGTGGCGTGATAATCCTGCCAG gagagtTAATCGGACCTGAGACGCAGAACATTGAGATAGGCAATCTGGTAGTGATAAACCCCCAGTACCTGGTTGATGTAATGACGTGTCTTCATGATATAGCAAATCATTTGGATGTCGATCGAGAGCATCACCCTCAGTGGCAAAAGCTGCAAAACCAGGGCATGGCAGACATAGAGCTTTTGCATCAtgtttggaaaaattttgacaGCCCGGCCTCCGACCTAGTAGCCATCTTGGAGGTCTGTGGTTTGCTGTGCCCTGTTTCAGCTTCAGCACAAGTAGAAGATCCCGAAGACCACAGTGAGCACGATGAGGGCGAGGTCATAAACACAAGGACAAGGGAGTTCATCGTCCCTTTCCACCTCAAAGAGAAAACTCTGAAAAGAAAGTGGGAGAGGCTTTGTCTCAGAACCTGGCAGGCTATTTGCAATACGGATAAAGTTCTGATGTTtgattttcttggttttctcccCCCTGCCCTTTTCCAGTACTTCATCGTTCGCACAGCTGCAAAGAGTAAGAGCAGCAGTGGCATGAGGCCAATCATAGCAAAGGAGATGGCCATCTTCTCGTTTGGTGACAGCTTCTTCTTCCTTGCGGAGACCTGCCCAAAGTTCAACCAGATTAAAATCAGTGCAAG GTACAAGAATGGAAAGAAGTTACATGAATTGTTCAACGTGCTAATGACAATAATGTCAGAAATTTGTCAACACCAGTTTAGGTTCCTTAAGTTTGGTTTTGGCCCACTCTGTCCCAACAAACGTTGCCCAGGTACCTCTTTTGATGGCAAGGTTGTCAAAACAGACTGGTCCTCTGATGAGAGCGATGTTGAATTGGATGGAAACTCCACCTTCGATGAGGCAGATGACAGTCTAGTCTCAGGGGAAATTCGTCCTCACGTAATCTGCATTGACCCTGCAGTGTCGTCTCGCCCTTTGTGGTGCAACAGCACATCAGTCCATGAGTTTGAGGAAATCAAGGAATGGCTTGTAAAG CCCCAAAATACTGTATGCAAAGTCCGCGAAGCTTCTCCCTGTTATTCAA